Proteins encoded in a region of the Planifilum fimeticola genome:
- a CDS encoding globin, translated as MTEPKSLYERIGGADTIARLVAAFYPRVQAHPLLAPLFPEDITPVMEKQRLFLTQFLGGPPLYSQKHGHPMLRARHLPFPITPSRAQAWLSCMAEAMDEVGITGPEREEMWGRLVITAHHMINTQEEARNQE; from the coding sequence ATGACGGAGCCCAAAAGCCTGTACGAACGGATCGGCGGCGCCGACACGATCGCCCGCCTGGTGGCCGCCTTCTACCCGCGGGTGCAGGCTCATCCGCTGCTCGCTCCGCTGTTCCCCGAGGACATCACCCCGGTCATGGAGAAGCAGCGCCTCTTTCTCACCCAATTTCTCGGCGGCCCGCCCCTGTACAGCCAAAAACACGGTCATCCCATGCTTCGGGCCCGCCACCTCCCCTTTCCGATCACCCCCTCCCGGGCCCAGGCCTGGCTCTCCTGCATGGCGGAAGCCATGGACGAGGTGGGAATCACCGGACCGGAACGGGAGGAAATGTGGGGGCGATTGGTAATCACCGCCCACCACATGATCAACACACAGGAAGAAGCCCGTAATCAGGAGTAA
- a CDS encoding glutamate-1-semialdehyde 2,1-aminomutase: protein MERERSEALYEQALDVIVGGVNSPSRSFRAVGGGAPVFMKRARGAYFWDEDGNRYIDYLGAFGPIILGHAHPAVTEAIVKTAAEGTLYGTPTEKEIRFCRMLREAIPSCELLRLVNSGTEAVMSTIRLARAYTGRDKIIKFAGCYHGHSDLVLVAAGSGPSTLGMPDSAGVPQSIAREVITVPFNRLDTLEEALDQWGDQTAAVLVEPLVGNFGIVPPAPGFLEGVNRLAHAAGALVIYDEVITAFRFHYGGVQTLYGVEPDLTALGKIIGGGLPIGAYGGRREIMELVAPVGPMYQAGTMAGNPLSVAAGIACLETLARPGTYDRLEQAGARLAGAIADLASRHQIPVQINRKGGAFTVYFTDRPVTDYDGAKAADGEAFARFFHLMLENGVYLPASKYEAWFLTTAHSDEDIDRTVEAVERAFREMKREGVTGA from the coding sequence TTGGAACGGGAGCGTTCTGAAGCACTATACGAGCAAGCCCTGGACGTCATCGTCGGAGGAGTCAACAGCCCTTCCCGCTCCTTCCGGGCCGTGGGAGGCGGCGCCCCGGTCTTCATGAAGCGGGCCCGGGGCGCCTATTTCTGGGATGAAGACGGCAACCGATACATCGACTATCTCGGTGCCTTCGGTCCGATCATCCTCGGCCACGCCCATCCGGCCGTCACGGAAGCCATTGTCAAAACCGCCGCGGAGGGCACCCTCTACGGCACCCCGACGGAAAAGGAGATTCGCTTTTGCCGGATGCTCCGGGAAGCCATTCCTTCCTGCGAACTGCTGCGGCTGGTCAACAGCGGAACCGAGGCGGTCATGTCCACCATCCGCCTGGCCCGGGCGTACACCGGACGGGACAAGATCATCAAGTTCGCCGGCTGCTACCACGGCCATTCCGATCTGGTCCTGGTCGCCGCCGGCTCGGGCCCGTCCACCCTGGGCATGCCCGACAGCGCGGGCGTTCCGCAAAGCATCGCCCGGGAGGTGATCACCGTTCCCTTCAACCGGCTGGACACGCTGGAAGAAGCCTTGGACCAGTGGGGAGATCAGACCGCGGCCGTCCTGGTGGAACCCCTGGTCGGCAACTTCGGAATCGTCCCCCCCGCCCCCGGCTTCCTCGAAGGGGTGAATCGCCTGGCCCACGCCGCCGGCGCGCTGGTGATTTATGACGAGGTGATCACCGCCTTCCGCTTCCATTACGGCGGCGTCCAGACGCTGTACGGGGTGGAACCCGACCTGACCGCCCTGGGCAAAATCATCGGCGGCGGCCTGCCCATCGGGGCCTACGGCGGTCGCCGGGAGATCATGGAGCTGGTGGCGCCGGTCGGCCCCATGTACCAGGCCGGAACGATGGCCGGAAACCCCCTCTCCGTCGCCGCGGGAATCGCCTGCCTGGAAACCCTTGCCCGGCCGGGTACCTACGACCGGCTGGAGCAGGCGGGAGCGCGGCTGGCCGGTGCCATCGCCGATCTCGCTTCCCGGCACCAAATCCCCGTACAGATCAACCGAAAGGGAGGCGCCTTCACCGTCTACTTCACCGACCGGCCGGTGACGGATTACGACGGGGCCAAAGCGGCGGACGGCGAAGCCTTCGCCCGCTTCTTCCATCTGATGCTGGAAAACGGGGTGTATCTCCCCGCTTCGAAATACGAGGCCTGGTTTTTGACCACCGCCCACTCCGACGAGGACATCGACCGGACCGTTGAAGCGGTGGAGCGGGCCTTCCGGGAGATGAAGCGGGAAGGGGTGACGGGCGCATGA